A window of Sphaeramia orbicularis chromosome 8, fSphaOr1.1, whole genome shotgun sequence genomic DNA:
AGAAGTCAGAACAGTTAAATGGGATCAATTACCTGTAGTATCATCTGGCATCCTCACAAGAGCACTTGGTACATCATAGATGCTTTCTGTGGGTTctgaaattttaaaaagaaaccttaacaaacagcaaaatatttgtctttttggTGAAACCAGGTAcaagttggaataatttggttttgggacacattcatctttttattcccatttatacTCATTAGTAATCACCTTTGGCCAAGTACAATGATTACACCCTGAGTCCAGGTTACACTTATCTGTCAagaatattgttagcctcatagtcatacactatatagacaaaagtattgggacacattgaattcaggtgtttctttgttaacaggggtctgggctacaaaacaataatgacaaatgtcataatataattttatattgtgatatatatcgaaaatattgatgtttatagctcaaatcagcatgaacagaacatcttacagctgtatccATGATgcatcccaatatttttgtccatatacactaccggtcaaaagttttagaacaccccagtttttccagttttgtattgaaattcaagcagttcaagtccaatgaacagcttgaaatggtacaaaggtacgttgggacacctgtaggaattggtagcaccaactttcaaggcttgatcaacctccattgctgcagaactgctttaagttgttaacccatttcttgttcgcctttttgtataattctgaaatgtacattatttttcagttttgtttaaccatacttttttttttttttttttttttttacctctggcagttcaccgcttacctttgtaccatttacagttgttcattggacttgaactgcttgaatttcaagacaaaactggaaaaactggggtgttctaaaacttttgacccgtagtgtagtttataaacattaatatttccttcaagtttaatgggagatatttcttcctaagtgagatgtggagAAAAtatatggttagttgtggtagaaaattattatttacagtcagagcatgaaaaatatttaggaaatttagaggtagaacatttaaaatcatagtcatagattaaaaaaaaaacaaaaaaatcactgttGAAAGGAATTAAGTAAacaccatctctgagtcattttggaagcaaagataacaatctaaacaaaactaaccaatgcaatgatattcatccaaatataaaactatattatgacatttgttattattgttttatatcccagacccctggtagaaaaaaaacacctgaattcaacatgtcccaatacttttgtccatattgtgtgtaacttaggcaattatgctttgAAGCTAACAATATGTCACACtggcaatcatttcatgagaatacGTACAATTATTTTATTCCAGCTTTCTGGGTAACAGTGTATTTAAAAGCCACGTCAGAAGAAATAATCTCACCCTGAACGTCGGCAGCCACTCTGTATGAAATGGGAAAGTCGTACACACCCTCATGCATCTCTGTTGCAGGGTTGGACTCACATACATCTGAGGAAATAAAGTACATTGTAGagtagtttggacatttaacaaccATTATATTATGAAGGACGCTGATCGTTAGATACTTTTTCTCAATGGTAGAACATCATAGTCTCCTTCTTGTCCGTCCTCTACATTGCTGACTCCACTGGGCTGCTGAGGATCTGTCAAACATCCATCTGTAAAAACCAGGACTTCATGACTAAACTTAAAATCTGTAATGAGTAaacagtatatacatatatatatatatatatatatttttttttttttttttttttttttttaccattgcaCTGCTGAGGTTTGCGTTTGAGCTCTATGTTTTGGTAAGTGGGCTCCTCATACTCTGGTTGCTCAGATGTGCAGATGGAGGAGGCGATGCTCGTCTCTGGTTGGATGAGACTCTGGGGTCCAGGGACGGAGACGGGCCGAGGAGGAAGCGTCTCCATCACACTGTCGGCGTCCGAGCAGATGAGTGCACTGCTGTTTACTCTGTCCCGCTGCTCAGATACATGAGGGCTGAGGAGGGGAGACATAAGAACACAGATgggctttttattttattttattttttatttatttatttatttatttattattatttttttattttttttttttataaataaaaaaaaagaacacagatGGGCACAAATACACCAGAAGTATCTAATTACAAATCCTTCATATGTAAAACCACAAAATAATGGTATTAGAGAAAGTACTTAATTTAACTCCATGTAATTTGTATGTTGAAATACAATCTAAAAAAGTGGATGTAACATTTATGAGCACTCTGACAGACATAACAATGGATCACATTGTAAATTAATGATGTggtttttttacacaaaacattttaatcGACTAGTTGCCACTTATTCAACTCATTTCACCTATTTTTATACGTATCAAATCACACTttaatctctttttttctctccagctttgtaaatattaattttttctggtttatttccTCATGACAGAAAACTGAGTAGCTTTGAGGACATAATTATGGGTTGGATCAAAGGTTCAAAGATTCAAAAGATTCAAAGAGTTTTATTTTGTCAACTCACTAAATGCACAGggcatacagagaattgagatattACTActctattcttattctattttgacctcttttttttttttttttaattgcatgggTTTTTTCAGTTTACAAGGTGAAAAAGGTGGTATAAAGAATTAACTATAATAGAATATGAAGTGTATATTTACAATAGCAGCGTTGGTGCAAAACAGCAATGGTTATGAGGTGAATAATGGATCAGAACAGTGTCAGAAATGACAGTAACAGCAGcaattttttactgttttctgacaATAACCCTATTCCagtcttaacccacaaagacccaaacgtccatgaTCGTCCAGAactatgtactgatctaaaatgtttaataccttttaatccactaatcctatcaatacatgaaaataattggtttaaagtacagtttgtcaccttttcatggtcatcagatatgacccatttggacattcagaggctccgtggtgaacatggaaacaccgtcatcttctacaacattgattcaccagtaaaacccatggagttggatcaatgacagaggatggaaacacttggtttttgttcagttaatgatatattttgctgaaaaagtcactttactctgagattttataaacatctatatgatgagtaaatcaaatatagaaaaacacctgatttttactggaaaaaatgccaaataaagaggataatcttacaataaacggtgataaatcacttaagaaagggcaaatatagagaaaaattcatttgtgaactgccagaaaagtcgcaccgggtctttatgggttaaatgaaaagcttagaaaagagaaaatacattaagaagtgaaaattagaaataaagacacGTTTCTAAATTGTTGTCCCTGCAGCtgagttaaataaaggttcagtGTTTGAGGATCTACGCTGGATATATAGAGCTTTGTGATGTGGTATCGCAGTGTgttttctaccttttttttttgtgcatcttGGTGGAGTCAGACCACATTTACCTCCAGAAACAGTAGTAAACAGCTGTTTCCAAATCTCTTAATAGTTAATATTCTTTAAATTGTAAATATTATATAGACAGTCagccattatcatcatcatcaacattctgaccactgaaaGAAGAAGTGGTATTAATACTGATTATGTCATTACATTGACACCTTTCACTGAGTTGGATATATTAGAcagtaagtgaacatttagtcctcgaaGCTGATgttttggaagcagcaaaatgatcacgttcctgtttgtctgtgtgtggagtgaaactttggaacagtctggacatccaacacaagcaatgccaaaatatctaccgatttaaactgttctataaacatatggtctggtcccagtataaagatggagggtcttaagaCTGACGttccatcaatattctgtcttaaatgtcaatgtgtgcttgttgttcctcatctagttggtctgtgttgtccattaccgtctggtattgttcttaccattgctggtatgtgatGCCcattaccattagtgctattgtagctttttgttttttttccttaccattgtattgtattgtaattattgctgttctttaccacttatGGTATTGTAGTTTGTtgtagtttgttgtttttaccattgttggtatgtaattattatcatgtaagttgacggttaactgttacttgtggtaacaccaccaggaatgtactttgtttctattttttacacacattttggctatacagtgtaaatactgtcaaatgagtttgttgtaatttggtataggcctattttgttcattattctggcttgaagtcaaaggacaggagtgagtatttaaccctttcatgcatgaattatgagaaccttagttaagatttttttcctgagtgtttttattcctctttcggcatgaaaaaacaatgcaactgattttttttaataaacctgttttttcatgaaggtagatttgtttctttgttgcgttaactaaaaaaaaaaaaatgaataaaaaaggtgtttgaatgaaaaaacaaaaaatacgatccaaaaaattgcatttgaacacttttttcctcaattgaagtgatttatttatttatttatttttaatgacaatatttttttggttaaagcaataaagaaacaaatctaccttcatcattttttgtggagttccaaaaatgtccactccgctggacaccatgtgtttaattttttaatatcagaaagtcatatacaaaatcaaaacatttttaatgcaactaatctgatgtttttttttccgcattttatcatattcccaatttttattagcaattgatttacactcaaacatgttagtgcagatcaggtttatcaacaacagtaaagtgacagtaatggtataaatgtcagtttataggatggtgcataagtgtccactgtgttggctgatatgaaactaaaacaacaaaatccatgaataaacaagagaacagctgtagaagaactgtccactgtagtgaccactgtgcatgaaagggttaaaatgttattatgttaagttatttgatgatgagaatgggggtgggattaaataagttttttcttcttcccactcctttttgagtatagatgaatgatttttttggaatttggaatttgcatgttttctgtaaatgctcaaaataaacaaacaatgaatgaatgaatgaatgaatgaacctaaggaactgagtgactttgaccaggtccatattgtaacggtgatgactgacTCAGAGAATCttcacaactgcaggtcttgttgggtgttcctggtctgcaagTGGTTAGTACCGATCAATAATGGACTAcagaaggacatcccaatctcaggactgGTGATtgtctgtgggaggtgttggacaaataaatatCCATATAGGTCCACCTCTCTTCtcccaggacttcagggatctgctgataaggtcttggtccagataccacagcagaccttcagaggtctggtggagtccaggctttgggtcagagctggttttgtggaaaaacCTACACAATATGGACCGGTAGTAATAATGTTCTGGTCCCATAGATTCTGATTGGTTGAGATTCAGCTGTTGTTCTtcagatacttttggtaggttctaaccactttacacagagtgaacaacaagatctggagctGCTCTGACTCAGTGATGTAACCATCATAGTTTGTGTCAAAGTTGCTCATTTCCCTATTGCCCATTTTTACTGTTTCTAACATATCAGCTTCGAGGGATGAATGCTCTGTCGCTGTCtaatatatccacccactgacaggtcctatTGTAATaagataatcaacattaatacTACTTTGTGATGATCAGTATTTGTAGCTGTCACACACAATAATGGTATTTCAGAAATGGTCTTCTAGTGTAAATGTGgaaatattattatttcagtACTTGAATGCTTTATTTCTAATATattgattgcattttttttttttttacttgttaatATTCAGTCAGTTTTAAAGGGTTATTATATTGTATCTCTACAGAAAAACCACAGGTAATCTAATGATAATTTCCACATCTATATATAAAATAACAGAACAGCAAAAATTGGTTTGACTGTTCAATTTTTATCTCTGAAGTGCCACACGTTTTGTTTCGATTTCCCTTTTTAGTGTTATTTGAACTTAATTTAGCTGTATTAGGGTTCTTTTCCCTTTAGAATCTCACTTTTTCCcattcatctatttatttatttatctatataGTTAGTATGTCTATTACAACTAGTATTATTGCCTTgccattattat
This region includes:
- the LOC115424598 gene encoding uncharacterized protein LOC115424598; this encodes MERVDSKRYMFEIIMTNGKRKVLAAETAELRKEWVGYLWQAMHLSSSGLFGLRNTCPHVSEQRDRVNSSALICSDADSVMETLPPRPVSVPGPQSLIQPETSIASSICTSEQPEYEEPTYQNIELKRKPQQCNDGCLTDPQQPSGVSNVEDGQEGDYDVLPLRKNVCESNPATEMHEGVYDFPISYRVAADVQEPTESIYDVPSALVRMPDDTTEECPEEGAYWRI